A stretch of Hydractinia symbiolongicarpus strain clone_291-10 chromosome 9, HSymV2.1, whole genome shotgun sequence DNA encodes these proteins:
- the LOC130656972 gene encoding sentrin-specific protease-like yields MLQAVKSLFLSSNNPREESRAGSKRRYHENSFDSLTPLHKRKRSEITHVAPTLSFFEKWNVGKIFKYITTGKTEVEEEMSTMHLYKRDSVGQSACRINTKTRHILSATKKKDSARKPLLQISNAAVLDLTNIDSEGLNNDSQAVPTVVDLTKTSDSTSSTNTTSLTIKNRVGSLARQKSVGVLKENVRLDERRRYKELLAQFTTTYLPEYSKSISPPSYAKQEGTARTFFVQDKYFAKKAPLIDLTKEEKAAKPRRRFYHEILQESRSSSSILEYSRLEDISTASNFSKSSTTCTQNSRSDALCTKDWITKWRNTLDPIQLERERQIWEQERKKEALKKKEKDEIKKYEKKSEAVELVALTDDMLAVVNNALTQRSPNEVLVKGFNAEIRGSDIATLRNATWLNDEVVNFYFNLIKERSENNKELPKVHVFNTFFYPKIMKVGHSGVKRWTRKVDVFSFDLLLIPVHLGMHWCLAVIDLKHKQIVYYDSLKGNNLPCINALRDYLRAESLDKKKTEFDLSGWTEVMPKDIPEQMNGCDCGMFMCRYAEYKSRAAEFTFSQTHMPYFRKRTIYEILNKKLL; encoded by the coding sequence ATGCTGCAAGCTGTGAAGTCTTTGTTCTTGAGCTCCAATAATCCTAGAGAAGAAAGTCGAGCTGGTAGCAAGAGACGATATCACGAAAACTCTTTTGACTCTCTAACCCCATTACACAAACGCAAAAGATCCGAAATTACTCATGTGGCTCCCACTTTAAGCTTTTTTGAGAAATGGAATGTTGGTAAAATATTTAAGTATATTACTACTGGCAAGACTGAAGTAGAGGAAGAAATGTCTACTATGCATTTGTACAAAAGAGACTCAGTCGGCCAATCAGCTTGTCGAATTAATACAAAAACTAGACATATTTTGTCTGCTACTAAAAAAAAGGACTCAGCTCGAAAACCGTTGCTGCAAATATCAAATGCGGCAGTATTGGATTTGACTAATATAGACAGTGAAGGACTGAACAATGATTCACAAGCGGTACCAACAGTTGTAGACTTGACTAAAACCTCAGATTCAACATCTAGTACGAACACTACCTCGTTGACAATAAAAAATCGTGTCGGTTCTTTGGCACGTCAAAAAAGTGTCGGTGTTTTGAAGGAAAACGTACGTTTAGACGAGAGAAGGAGATATAAGGAGTTGTTGGCACAATTCACCACTACTTATCTACCGGAATATTCAAAATCAATCTCTCCTCCCAGCTATGCTAAACAGGAAGGTACTGCCAGGACATTTTTTGTTCAagacaaatattttgcaaagaaaGCTCCTTTAATCGATTTAACAAAGGAGGAAAAGGCTGCAAAGCCTCGTCGTAGATTTTACCACGAAATTTTGCAAGAATCGAGAAGCTCTTCATCTATTTTAGAGTATAGTAGGTTAGAAGATATCTCGACGGCTTCTAACTTTTCAAAATCGTCAACAACGTGCACTCAAAATTCACGCAGTGATGCGCTCTGTACTAAAGACTGGATAACAAAATGGAGAAACACACTCGACCCTATTCAACTTGAACGTGAGAGACAAATCTGGGAGCAGGAACGGAAGAAAGAAGCGTTGAAGAAGAAAGAGAAGGACGAGatcaaaaagtatgaaaaaaaatCGGAAGCTGTCGAGTTGGTAGCATTGACAGATGACATGTTGGCTGTTGTCAACAATGCATTGACTCAGAGAAGTCCAAATGAAGTGCTGGTAAAAGGTTTTAACGCTGAGATTAGAGGGTCCGACATTGCAACGTTAAGAAATGCTACATGGCTGAATGACGaagttgtaaatttttatttcaatctTATCAAGGAAAGAAGTGAAAACAACAAGGAGCTTCCCAAAGTTCACGTCTTTAACACTTTCTTTTATCCGAAAATTATGAAAGTTGGTCATTCTGGCGTGAAACGGTGGACTCGAAAAGTTGATGTATTTTCATTTGATCTTCTCCTCATACCAGTTCACTTAGGGATGCATTGGTGTTTAGCTGTGATAGATTTGAAACACAAACAGATTGTGTATTACGATTCGTTGAAAGGTAACAACTTGCCTTGTATCAACGCATTAAGAGATTATTTGCGAGCCGAATCATtggataaaaagaaaacagagtTCGATTTGTCTGGTTGGACCGAAGTCATGCCGAAAGACATCCCTGAACAAATGAACGGATGTGATTGTGGGATGTTTATGTGCAGATACGCAGAATACAAAAGCAGGGCTGCGGAATTCACTTTTTCTCAAACTCATATGCCTTACTTTAGAAAAAGGACGatttatgaaattttaaacAAGAAGCTATTGTAA